Proteins from a single region of Limosilactobacillus fermentum:
- a CDS encoding mechanosensitive ion channel family protein, which produces MELLASTSLTNQASQISHYFSTLNWDAIVKNLGDRILSILLAFVIFGAILWVGKLIIDAAFHQTRRIQVLGGTHRAATFHALTLNIFRYTCYFFLLYALLSLIGVPVGTLLAGAGIFSIALGLGAQGFVSDVVNGFFILLEQQIDVGDVVQIGTTKGTVAAIGLRTTQVLSADGTLTYIQNRNITMVQNFSRHNLTANVDIQITPTTPLDQVEAIVKKAGPSLLKEVDGLIKEPDVTGPTTDQMGRLVFRVVITTRSGTQGSAAATCLATYLKDLNDAEVPLGNEWGHPHGH; this is translated from the coding sequence ATGGAACTACTTGCCTCCACCTCGCTGACCAACCAGGCCAGCCAAATCAGCCATTACTTCTCCACCCTTAATTGGGATGCGATCGTCAAAAATCTGGGTGATCGGATCTTGTCCATTCTCCTCGCCTTTGTCATCTTTGGCGCCATCCTCTGGGTTGGAAAACTAATCATTGACGCCGCCTTTCACCAGACCAGGCGCATCCAGGTGCTGGGCGGAACGCACCGGGCGGCTACCTTTCACGCCTTAACCCTCAACATCTTTCGCTACACCTGTTACTTTTTCTTACTCTACGCCCTCTTATCTTTAATCGGGGTTCCCGTGGGCACTCTGTTGGCCGGGGCCGGAATCTTCTCCATTGCCCTGGGGCTTGGGGCCCAGGGGTTTGTTTCCGACGTGGTTAACGGTTTTTTCATCCTCTTGGAACAACAGATTGACGTTGGCGACGTGGTTCAAATTGGCACCACCAAGGGAACCGTGGCCGCCATTGGGTTACGGACCACCCAGGTTCTCTCCGCAGACGGGACTCTGACCTACATTCAAAACCGCAACATCACCATGGTACAAAACTTCTCCCGCCACAATCTGACCGCCAACGTCGACATCCAAATCACGCCGACGACCCCGCTCGACCAGGTGGAGGCGATCGTTAAAAAGGCCGGCCCAAGCCTGCTAAAGGAGGTCGACGGCTTAATTAAAGAACCCGACGTCACCGGGCCAACCACCGATCAAATGGGACGGCTGGTCTTCCGGGTGGTCATCACCACCCGTTCCGGCACCCAGGGTAGCGCGGCGGCCACCTGCTTAGCCACCTACCTAAAGGATTTAAATGACGCTGAAGTTCCTCTAGGCAACGAATGGGGGCACCCGCATGGCCACTAA
- a CDS encoding DUF948 domain-containing protein gives MTVGQLAGLIAALALVVLVIFIAWFLVKVAGAIRDAITSVEQLTKDVDTLSGELNGILKNSNSLLEDINKKAVQVDPAVQAIADLGQSVSDVNQASRSLVENLASRREKRRNSFMKSAAQAAAMGVVSRVFKRKKNQ, from the coding sequence ATGACTGTTGGACAACTTGCGGGCTTAATTGCGGCCCTAGCGCTCGTCGTGTTGGTAATTTTTATCGCCTGGTTCCTCGTAAAGGTGGCCGGGGCAATTCGGGATGCCATCACTAGTGTCGAGCAACTCACCAAGGATGTTGATACCCTCAGCGGGGAATTAAACGGAATCCTGAAGAACAGCAACTCCCTTTTGGAGGACATCAACAAAAAGGCGGTTCAAGTCGATCCAGCCGTTCAGGCGATTGCTGACCTGGGACAGAGCGTTTCAGACGTCAACCAAGCCTCCCGTTCACTGGTGGAAAACTTAGCGAGCCGGCGTGAAAAGCGCCGCAACAGCTTCATGAAGTCCGCGGCCCAAGCAGCGGCGATGGGGGTTGTTAGCCGGGTCTTTAAGCGCAAGAAGAATCAGTAG
- a CDS encoding YtxH domain-containing protein, which yields MARKFLTGLALGSVAAVAAYKALSEEKRQALREQFQGRFKDLMDYLTEYSLLALDVVDGAVGDYQEAASDKLDNLKDTLKDQASKVGNHFTNDNFDAQTEELRQTLAQAHQAQAAPEEDIVIDQTKEQAKEPEKTAGEPLHEP from the coding sequence ATGGCAAGAAAGTTTTTAACGGGGCTGGCACTGGGAAGTGTGGCCGCCGTGGCTGCCTATAAGGCACTGAGCGAAGAAAAGCGCCAAGCACTGCGCGAACAGTTCCAAGGACGGTTTAAGGACCTGATGGATTACCTGACGGAGTACTCCTTGTTAGCGCTGGACGTCGTTGACGGGGCGGTTGGCGATTACCAAGAAGCTGCTAGCGACAAGCTTGATAACCTAAAGGACACCTTGAAGGATCAGGCAAGCAAGGTTGGTAACCACTTCACCAACGACAACTTCGACGCCCAAACTGAGGAGTTGCGCCAAACCTTGGCCCAAGCGCACCAAGCACAAGCGGCGCCAGAAGAAGACATCGTAATCGACCAAACTAAAGAGCAAGCAAAAGAACCGGAAAAGACAGCCGGTGAGCCATTGCATGAACCATAA
- a CDS encoding M24 family metallopeptidase: MNYEKLHHLQQLLADQQLDVAYLSDPMTIKYLTGFGSDPVERVLALLVFADQDPFLFGPALEVEAIKGTGWPYPVYGYLDHEAPFKMIADQVQKRIANPTKWGAELGFLTVTRLRALEEQFPAAHFDFDLTPAIERMRLIKSADEIEKLNEAGKWADFAFQVGFDAVKVGQTEQAVAAELEYALKKHGIMQMSFDTLIQAGPHAAEPHGATSSRQIENNQLVLFDLGTIYDGYISDASRTVAVGALNDQQKDIYQVCLEAQLTAQAAAKPGMTAAELDKVARDVIEQAGYGEYFIHRLGHGMGMSEHEFPSIMEGNDMQLEPGMCFSIEPGIYIPGVAGVRIEDCVHITEDGCLPFTHTSKELQVVG; this comes from the coding sequence ATGAATTACGAAAAGTTGCACCACCTTCAACAACTGCTAGCCGACCAACAACTAGACGTCGCCTATTTGAGCGACCCAATGACGATTAAGTACCTAACCGGTTTTGGTTCGGATCCGGTTGAACGGGTCCTCGCCCTGCTGGTCTTTGCTGACCAGGACCCCTTCTTGTTTGGGCCGGCCCTCGAAGTCGAAGCCATTAAGGGCACTGGTTGGCCCTACCCAGTCTACGGGTACCTAGACCACGAAGCACCGTTTAAAATGATCGCTGACCAGGTTCAAAAACGGATCGCTAACCCTACCAAGTGGGGTGCCGAACTAGGCTTTTTGACGGTGACGCGGTTACGGGCCCTGGAAGAACAATTCCCGGCCGCCCACTTTGATTTCGACCTGACCCCCGCCATCGAACGGATGCGCTTGATCAAATCGGCCGATGAAATCGAAAAGCTCAACGAAGCCGGCAAGTGGGCCGACTTTGCCTTCCAGGTCGGGTTCGACGCAGTTAAGGTTGGCCAAACCGAACAGGCCGTGGCCGCCGAATTGGAGTACGCCTTAAAAAAGCACGGCATCATGCAGATGTCGTTTGACACCCTGATCCAAGCGGGCCCCCACGCAGCCGAACCGCACGGCGCCACCAGTAGTCGCCAAATCGAAAATAACCAACTGGTCTTGTTTGACCTCGGGACGATTTACGATGGCTACATCTCCGACGCCTCCCGGACCGTGGCCGTCGGGGCGCTCAACGATCAACAAAAAGACATTTACCAAGTCTGCTTAGAGGCCCAGTTAACCGCCCAGGCCGCTGCCAAACCGGGGATGACGGCCGCTGAATTGGATAAGGTCGCCAGAGACGTGATCGAACAGGCCGGCTACGGTGAGTACTTCATCCACCGCCTCGGCCACGGAATGGGGATGAGCGAACATGAATTTCCGTCCATCATGGAAGGAAACGACATGCAACTAGAACCCGGCATGTGCTTCTCAATTGAACCGGGGATTTACATCCCGGGCGTGGCCGGCGTTCGGATCGAAGACTGCGTCCACATTACCGAAGACGGCTGCCTCCCCTTCACCCACACCAGCAAGGAACTACAAGTCGTCGGCTAA